The DNA window GCATCCCCACCGGTGGTTGCAATCTCCCACTAGCATAATCTGAAAGGATACTGTGCAGATAACTTATACGCATGTTGTAGCTTAAAAATCCCACATATCTGAAAATGCAAATTTAACGACAAGACTGAGACATATGGTTCACATTGGCCACAAATTAAAGGAGAGAACAAAACAATACATTAGTAAGACTCTGTGTATAGACAATTTCAGGAAAAAAAACAATTCTTAGCAATTTGAACCAAGCAAAAATAAGGTTGGGACTAGTGGTGACTAGCAGCATGTGAGATTGCAGTCCTTCAGTTTCACAGGCACCATTTTAATCCATAACTTTGTGTCACTGAACTGAGATAGACACTTACAAGACTGAAATACTATGAACATTCTAGCCAAATAAAGATGCCAATTTCAGAAATCACAGCTGAGGAAACATATAGATGAGCTTGATGCTAGTACCAGGACTGTAGAAGCTTGCGTAGGGAATGATGGCGTCGAAGTCCCCGCTCCCGCTTATCTTCCTGATCCGGTCAGATTTCAACTCAACAGCGAAGATCCCGGCGTTTGCACTTATGAAAATGGTGTTAGCACCCTCTGAGAAGCCGACCACAAGGAGTTTGGTCGAGGGGTCACCAATGTCCATGGAGAGCATCATATCCAGCTCGATGGCCCTGCCTTGCACCCACTCCGCAGCGCCCCTCCACGACCACAGGTGAATGTTGTAGCCCTCCACACCGGCGACTCCTAGCTTGCCGTCCTCTACCATCACGAGGGCCATGTTCCCCACGCGCAAGGGTGGCGTGTTCATCACAGACAAGTCATGGCCGCCCAATTCGTACTTTAGAATTCTGCGGCCATCCTCTAGGAGGAAGTGGAGCGTGTTTCCGATGAGTAGGCTGGGGCCCATCACATCATGGGACCTCGAGATGGGGCCAAGGTGAATCCAAGCTGGCACGCTCCATATTCCGGTCTCGGATGAGTAGACGCTCACCCAGGTGACACTGGCATCCTCCATGACTTCTTCGTCGGCGGTTCCTCCGAAGACCACGAAGAAGAGGTCCCTGCGGCAGTCGGTGAGGTCGCATCCATTCGCTGCGCAGAGGACTGCTCCGGTTAAGTGGCTGAACGGTTCATCGGGCACTTCAGGCACGCGCAACTGGTCACCGGTGATCGGGTCCCAGATGACGAGGCCTGTGGGATTCATGGTGTGGAGGAGCACACGGCCGTGGCGACAGTCGAGGGctacccagctgaagtggtCAACCGGAGGTGGGGGGAGCGGGGGCTCAGCTGCGGTGGTAGGGACGAAGCGCTTGTTGTAGAGAAAGCCGAGCACGGGGGATGTTCGGTGGTGCTCACGGTAGCGTCGAAGGAAGCTGGGTTCGGAGAGGAGGAGGTGCCAGGTCCTGCAGACAAGGG is part of the Panicum hallii strain FIL2 chromosome 2, PHallii_v3.1, whole genome shotgun sequence genome and encodes:
- the LOC112881092 gene encoding uncharacterized protein LOC112881092, yielding MPSATSSIAFPRDEPACLFRVSLVCRTWHLLLSEPSFLRRYREHHRTSPVLGFLYNKRFVPTTAAEPPLPPPPVDHFSWVALDCRHGRVLLHTMNPTGLVIWDPITGDQLRVPEVPDEPFSHLTGAVLCAANGCDLTDCRRDLFFVVFGGTADEEVMEDASVTWVSVYSSETGIWSVPAWIHLGPISRSHDVMGPSLLIGNTLHFLLEDGRRILKYELGGHDLSVMNTPPLRVGNMALVMVEDGKLGVAGVEGYNIHLWSWRGAAEWVQGRAIELDMMLSMDIGDPSTKLLVVGFSEGANTIFISANAGIFAVELKSDRIRKISGSGDFDAIIPYASFYSPGTSIKLIYMFPQL